The nucleotide window CGTCCCATACGGCGGTACATAGGAACCCTTCCCACTCCGGGTCGCTGAGTTCCGGCGACAGGGGTAGCTCGGGTGGCTCTGTGGTTTCGTCCGACGACATGAAGACGAAAACGGCATCGGAATGCTCGGCCACGTGGAAGGACCGAAGCGCCTTGCGTCCCTCCATCGGGCAATCGGGCATGGCGGGAACCTGTTGCACCGTGCCCGTGCCATCGACCACGACGCCGTGATAGCGGCAGCCGATATGTTCGCCATGGATTTCCCCGTAGCTCAGTGGCGCGCCGCGATGGGGGCAGAAATCCTCGATACACTGGATCGAGCCGTCGCTGCGCCGCCACATCACAAGCCGCTCCCCCAGCGCCACGACACCGTGGGGGCGATCGGCGCGGATTTCCACGGATTTCGCGACCGGGTACCATTGATCGCGGACGCCTTCATTCACCCGTTCTTCGATACGGGTGCGCATTTCTGGTGAAAGTGCCATTGTCGTCCTCCCCCTCAGGCGCCGAAGCCGTTTTCGGCATATGCCTGGTCCAGATCGGCGTTGATTGCCTTCAATTCCTCTTCCAGCGTGTCGGCGGTCCAATCCGCCTTGCCACTGGACGGTCGCGTGACGTTGCGCATCGCCAAGGCCTTGGCCAGATCCGGTGCGCCCTGAACGCCGTCCCCGTAGATGGCCATCAACGCCTCCGCAAAATCGTCCTCCGCCTGGGTCAGGGGCCGCCCACGGCCCTGATGAGCCAGTTCCGGGCGACCGGACACGCGGGCGGCTGCCATCAGTTCCTTGAACGCGTCGGGGCGCGGTTCCTTGATTTCATGGCTCATCGCTTACCCTTTCCGGTAGACCGCGCCGTCGTCACCCGACGTGCCTATGACCGTCCAGACCGTTGCCGCACCGGCGCCTGGGTTGCGCAGGTAATGGGCCTGTCCCGCCGGCGTCTTGACCAGATCGCGCGGGCCCAGTTCCACGGAGGTTTCGGTCCCGTCTTCGCCCACCCAGACGATCTCGACGCTACCCTCCAGGCACAGATACGCATCTTCGACAGTGCGGGTAAACGGCGCGAGGCTAAGGCCCATCGGCAATCCCCACATCTCCTTGCGGGTGCTGTCGTGCTTCACTGCCCCCGGCGCGTCGCCCACATAGACTTTGCGCGTGAAGCCCGCATCCTCCCAGATTGTCGGAAGCTCCGCGTGCCGCACCACGTAGTCGGCCATCAGCTTCTGGATTTCGTGGTCGCCGTCCGGGTCGAACGGCATCGTATTGCCCGGCTCCGCCCCGAAGGTGCGCGCAAGTTCCGCGGGATGCTCCTTGGGATGGTAGTGGTAGACCGGGGGCAGCGGTTTGCCCACGTCGACGGAGATTGACATGACGACCGGCTCCACCCCGTCTACACGGAACCCGTGGCCAATCTCGCGGGCGTTGAGGATCATGTCCTTGGGGCCGAGATTCACTTCGACGACCTCGCCGTGCTTTTCCCATCCCACGATCAGGGCGCCGGACAGGATCAGGAAACTCTCCTCGATCTCGTGGCTGTGGCAGGCGGCGTAGCGCCCGGGCTCCTTGTAGATCAGGCTGAGCGTGAAATTGTCGGCCTTCAGGGTCGACGGATCGCCTACCTTGGGGGAGCCACCGGCCCCGATATACCGCATCTGCGCGCGCGCCAGCTCATCGAAGCCCGCATTGGACGGAAACGCGTTCCAGTCAAAGGTCTTGTCCACGAACCGGCCAGTATGGGCGCGCAATTGTTCGGCCAGGCTGGCCTTGGGGGTGTCGACGACATTCATGGCGGGTCTCCCTTGGATATGCGTTGGAATTGAGTTTAGGCCCGTGGGTTTCGTTGGGAAGATTGCGTTTTACCGGTGAAACTGCGATGCCATTCCATGGCCGAGAGAGATCCCTATTCCGTTCCCGCCCTGGTCCGGGGTCTGAGCCTGCTTCAGACCTTCACGCCAGAGCGGTCCGAACAGACCATGGCGCAATTGGCCCAATCGCTTGGCATCACCCGGTCCGCCGTCTTCCGAACCGTGCATACATTGGTGGAAGAGGGATTCCTGCTCCCGGTGCGTGACGGCACACATTTCCGCCTTGGCCCGTCGGTCCTGCGCGTCAGCTATGGCTACCTCGCCAGTCGGGAGCTTCTGGAAGTGGCGCAAAAGCCGTTGGAGGCCCTGCGCGACGGGCAGGATTGGTCCGGGCATCTGGGCGTGTTGGACGGGCGCCACATTCTCTACCTCATCCGCCTTCCCGCGTCAGACGGCCTGTCATCCCTCGTCCATGTCGGCAGCCGCCTGCCTGCAACCCTGACGGCGATGGGCCGGGTGCTGCTGACGCAGAAATCCGAACCCGACCTCAGGCGCCTGCTGGACGGACAGCCGAAAAACGCCGTGGAGAAAGCCCTCGCGGCATGGCGGCAAGACCGCGCGCGCCCCTCCGTCATCCACAATGGGAGCTTCGAGAGCGGCCTGTGCAGCGTCGCGGCCCCGATCTTCGACATGTCCGGCGAAATCGTTGCGGCCATCAGTGCAACGAAACAGACCGACCAGGTGCCGGAACCCGTCGAACGCGAAGTCCTTGCGACCGCCCACAACATCAGCCGCGCCATGGGTTGGAAAGCGCCGGATGGATGAAGCAGGGTGCGTGCACCGCCTGTTCGTGATCGCATTTGGGAGAGGTCTGCGCTTGAAGGCCGATCACTCCGCCTGATCCTTCTGCGGTTTGCCCGCGACGTAGGTTTGTACGATGGACCGGTCGTCGCCCATCATCTGGATGGCGAACAATTCTTCGAATAGGGTCTCGGCCCGGGCCATCCTAAGGGCCATCGCGGGTGTGGCGGTGGAGCTTACGACAACGACATCCGCCTCCGTTCCGGCATCCAGTGTTCCGATCTTGTCGGCCATACCAAGGACCTCGGCATTTCCGCGCGTGATCCAGTGGAAGGCGCGCAAAGTGTGCAGTTTCTGGTCCTGCAATTGCAGGATCTTGTATGCTTCGTTGAGGGTTTGCAGCATCGAATAGCTTGTGCCGGCCCCGATATCTGTCGCGATGCCGTTGCGAATGCCGCGGGCGCGCAGGCCCGCATCATCGAACAGGCCGCTGCCGAGAAAGAGGTTTGAGGTTGGGCAGAAGACCGGATGTGATCCCGTCTCTGCGAGTGCACCGAGTTCCCGGTCTTTGAGATGGATTGCGTGGCCCAGAAGCGTTCGGTGCCCAAGCAGACCGTAGCCCTGATAGATGTCCAGATAGTCGCGCGCCTGCGGATAGAGTTCTGCCGTGTAGGCAATTTCGTCGTGGTTTTCGGACAGGTGGGTCTGCACGAAACAATCGGGATGCTCCTTCGCCAGGGCACCTGACATTGCCAGCTGTTCGGGGGAGGAGGTGATCGCGAACCGTGGCGTGATGGCGTAGGACGCGCGGCCTTTGCCGTGCCAGGCCTCAATCAGGGCATTGCTGTCGTCATAGCCCGATTGCGCTGTGTCCAGCACACCCATCGGGGCGTTGCGATCCATCATCGTCTTGCCCGCGACGACGCGCATGTTCCGGTGCGCGCATTCCGCGAACAAGGCTTCGGCGGAACCTGCGTGGACCGAACAGAAGGCGACGGCTGTCGTCGTGCCGTGGTCCGTGAGCAGCGAACAGAATTTGCCCGCCATGGCGCGCGCGTGTTGCGCATCGGCGTAATCGGATTCCGCAGGGAAGGTATAATCGTTCAACCAATCCAGCAGCTGCGCGCCCCAGCTGGCCACGATCTGAACCTGCGGAAAGTGGACATGGGTGTCGATGAAGCCGGCCATGAGGAGATGCGGGCGATGATCCACGACCTCTGACCACCTGGCATTGCGGGCCACGTCATCGAAGCTGCCCGATGCGGTGATCCTGCCATCGTGCATAAGGATCGCGCCGTCCTCGATGTAGCTGTAGCACGCCGTATCGTCGGGGCCTTGCGGCTCGGAATGGAACGTCAGGATGCGTCCGCGCAATAGAGTGCCGGGCATTGTGGGGGCCACCTTCTGCTTTGGGGTACGGGGCTCCGTTGGCGGAGCCCCGCTTGTATAGGTCAGGCCCGGTCCAGGGCGGGACTGTCATCGTCGATCATGTCGGGTTCATCCGGCACGATGACCCGATGCTCCAGATCCTCCTTCGGGGCGAGCATGGGATAAAACAGCATGAAGGCACCGATGATAAGGTAACCGATGGTGATCCCATCGAATTGGGGCGCCTGCAACGTGTAGCTGTGAATGATCCCGACGGATGACATGATCGAGGCCGCGATAGCGAAACCGCCTGCGTGTTTGAACCGACCGTCGATCACATCGGCCACGATTGCCCCCCAGATGAGGCCCGTGATGATCGCGCCTTGGGACAGGGCAAGGTGGCCTTCGTAATGCGCGCCTTCCATCAACAGCGCGGCTGTCAGATCCGTGTCGCCCAAGCTTGGCAAGCCGTCGACGCCCGAATTGCGAAGCGCGTTCATCAACGATCCCCATTTGGTCATCAGGAACCCCGAGATATGGGGCAGGATAGCGAAGGCCACGGCGGCCATGTGTGCGGGCTTCACCGCGTAGCCGGTATTGGCGATCAGGCTGACCGAGACGAAAACCAGCACCGGCGCGGCTGCTGCAATCGGGATCAGGCCCGCCAGGAACGACAGGAAGCCGAAGAATGCTGCCGCCGCGATCACCAGGGCCACACCGATGATGTAACCCGCCCGCGCATCGAGACGTTTATAGGCGGGATGGCCGATATAGACCGTTGTCGGAAAGGGTGAGCCGAACAGCGCGCCGATCATCGTGCCCGCCCCATCCGTCACCTGACACAGGCCCACGGGATAGCTGTCACCCGCCGCTTCGGCAGATTCAACGTTATTCATCGTCTCGATGAAGTTGTAGATCTGCACAGGCACCAGAACGAGGAACAGTTCGGGGTTCGCGAAGAGGTATTGGATGCCAATCATCAAATCGCCGAAATACGGGATCGGCGCGTATAACCCGATGCCATCGGTCGTGAACGAAGATTTGCCAAGGATGATGGCGATCACCACACCCACGGTGATCGCGACAAGACCCGCGGGAAGGTTGCCGGGCAGGCGGAACCGTCCGACAAGACCCCACAGGATAAACAGAAGCGAGGAAAAGCCGATCAACGGGTTCTCGAAGATCTCTGCTAAGGGCACCGATCCGATGAACACCAATGCAATGCCGCACAACGTGCCAAGCATACCGGCCCGGGGTGTGATCCGCTTCAGGAACGGCCCCACGAGGGCACCAAGGGCCGCGACGATGCCGCCCATGAACCCCGCGCCGATCCCGACTTGCCACGCAAGAAGCGAGTCGCCCGTGGCCCAGTAAATCGGCCCGATGACACCGAACAGATAGACGAACATCACTGGCGTGGAGATGCCGTAGGGCAGGGCGGTGACGTCGCTGCCCTGCTTATTGGCGACCCATTTGGCCATCAAGGTGTAGACCACGACCCCGGCAAGGATGGCGACGGCGGCGCCGGGGACGATGCGGCCGAACACGATTTCGGCAGGCATCTGGAACACGAACTGGCAAATCCCGGACAGGATCAGCAGGTTCACCAGGTTATCGGTGAAAAGTGCCCAGAAGGCGTTGAAGTCGCTTCGCTTGAAAAGCTGATAACTATAACCTGTGTCGGTCATGATCTGGGTCCTTCCCATTTTGATGTATGTGCCACCGCGCCCCTCCCGGCGTTGGGTGGCGGAGTGTCATCGTGTCGTTTCCGCAATCACGTCGTGGGCGCAGCGTGTCGTCAGGACGTCCATGACCTCGGCCACGACGAAGGCTGCGATCACCTCTGGCCGTTTGTCAGGGCTGCCGGTGGCACCGATGGGACACACCAATCCGCGCGTGTCGGACCGGGCTTCTGAGGCTCTGTGATACCGTTCGAACTTCGCGCGCTTGGTGGCGGAGCCGATTAGGCCGACATAAGCCGCATCGCCGCGCTCCAACGCCTCGGACGTGAGCAGGAAATCAAGGGCATGGTCGTGGGTGAGAACGATAAAGGCGCTGCCCTTGGGTGCGCGCCGGATGTCGGCCTCGGCCATGGCGGACAGCCGGGCTTCGACCGCCGCGTCGACCAGGGCCAGTTCGTCGCCCCTGCTGTCGATGATGCTGCACCGGACGGGCAGATGTTGAAACTGGCGCGCCAATGCGCGGCCCACATGGCCCGCCCCGAGGATATAGACGCAGGGGCTCTGCCGATCCGACGCTTCGCGCTCGGCAAGAGCTGTCGCGCGATCTGCGCTGGTCATGCGTTGCAGGCTTATCTCGACACGCCCGCCGCAGCATTGGCCGATTTCAGAGCCCAAAGGCACGTCCATCTTGTCTGAGTGTAGACCTGACCGGAGCATGGCGCGGGCGTGATCGGTGGCCATGTATTCCAACTGGCCGCCGCCAATCGTGCCGATCGTGCCGTCCGCGGAGACGAACATCTGCGCTCCGGCCTCGCGCGGGGACGAACCGCGGACACGAATCAGGCGCACCTGGACGATCCGTTTATCCGCTGCAAGGAATGAGGCAAGCGACATCGGACCTAACCCCGCAGCCGTTCGATCGCCATCAGGACACGTTCCGGCGTGGCCGGCGCATCCAGGCGGGGGCATTCGCGATAATCCGCAACGCTGGCCACGGCGTGGGACAGTGCTTCGAATACCGAAATCCCGAGCATGAAGGGCGGCTCTCCCACGGCCTTGGACCGCTTGATCGTCCGCTCCTTGTTCTCCGACCATGTTGCAAGCTTCACGTTGAAGCTGCGCGGGCGGTCGGATGCCAGGGGGATCTTGTAGGTTGAGGGCGCGTGGGTGCGCAGCTGGCCCTTGGCGTCCCACCACAATTCCTCGGTGGTGAGCCACCCCATGCCTTGAATGAACGCGCCCTCGATCTGCCCGATGTCCAGGATCGGGTTCAGGGAATTGCCCACATCGTGCAGAATATCCGTCCGCTCCACCCGGTATTCTCCGGTCAGCGTATCGACGGACACTTCCGAGCAGGCGGCGCCGTAGGCGTAGTAGTAGAACGGGCGTCCTTGTCCCGTCTCGCGGTTCCAGTGGATCTTCGGGGTCTTGTAAAAGCCCGCCGCAGACAAGTGCACGCGCGCCATGTAGGCCTGCTTGATGAAATCCGGGAAGGAGAGGATTTCACCGCCAACCTGGACCGCATTGGGCAAGAATTTCACATTGCCTGCGTCAACATTCCAATGGTCCGCGGCGAAGGCCACCAACCGTTCCTTGATCTGACGCGCCGCATCCTCGGCGGCCATCCCGTTGAGGTCCGATCCGGACGATGCCGCCGTGGCCGGCGTGTTGGGCACTTTTTCAGTCGTGGTCTTGGTGATCTTGACCGTATCGAAATCGACCTGCAGCGCATCGGCCACGACCTGCGCGATCTTGGTGTTCAGACCTTGGCCCATCTCCGTGCCGCCGTGGTTCAGATGGATCGACCCGTCTGAATAGATGTGCAGAAGTGCGCCGGCCTGATTGTACCAGGTCGCGGTGAAGGAAATGCCGAATTTGACCGGCGTCAGCGCGATGCCCTTGCGGATCGTGCCGCCCCGCTCAGCCGCGCGCGCGTTCCAATCCAGCACGGCCTGTCGGCGTGCCTGGTAGTCGGAACTCTCTTCCAGCTCCTCACAGATGCGCGGGGCAATGTTGTCCTCGACCGTTTGATGATAGGGCGTCACGTCCCGCCCGCGCTCGCCATAGAAATTGCGCTTGCGTATCTCCAGGCTGTCGAAGCCGCGGTGATACGCAATCTCTTCCATGATCCGCTCCGCCACGATCACGCCCTGCGGTCCGCCAAAGCCGCGAAATGCCGTGTTGGACACGGTGTTCGTCTTCATCGGGTGGGAGTTCAGAAGGACGTTGGGATAGTAATAGGCGTTGTCGGCATGGAACAACGCGCGGTCGGTGACGGGGCCGGAAAGGTCGGAGGAAAAGCCGCAACGGGCGGCAAATTCGCCCGTCACCGCCTCGATCATGCCGTCGTCGTCAAACCCAACCTCGTAGTCGATCACGAAGTCATGGCGCTTACCGGTGGCCGACATGTCGTCATCGCGATCGGGACGGATCTTCACGGCGCGGTTCCACCTCTTCGCTGCAATCGCGGCGACCGAGCAGAACAGGTTCATCTGGGTTTCCTTGCCGCCGAACCCGCCACCCATGCGGCGCACGTTGATTACGACGGCGTTGGACGGCACGCCAAGCGCATGGGCCACCATGTGCTGTGCCTCGGACGGATGCTGGGTGGAGGAATGCACGACCACGTCGTCATCTTCGCCCGGGATGGCAAAGGCGATGTGGCCCTCCAAATACATGTGATCCTGCCCGCCGACATGCATCCTGCCCTTGAGGCGGTGCGTTGCGGTCTCCATCGCGGCGCTTGCCTCCCCTCGCTTGAGGGTCAAGGGCGGCGTGACGTACCCCGTCTCGGCGGCCTGCGCGGCTATCGGGTCCAGCACGTGGGGCAAGTCCTGATAGTCGATCTGGGCAAGCGTCGCGGCCCGGCGTGCCGCATCTCGGGTCTCGGCCACGACGGCGAAGATCGGCTGGCCCCAGAATTCGACCTTTTCCGTTGCAAAGATCGGCTCATCATCGCGCCCGGTGGGGGAGACGTCGTTAACGCCGGGTATATCATCCGCGGTCAGCACGCCGATGACGCCGGGGGCGGCACGGACGGCGTCCAGGTCAACACGGGACAGATTGGCATGGGCGCGGGTGGAGAGGCCCAAATAGGCGTGAAGCGTCCCGGCAGGCTCCGCGATATCGTCGCAATAATCGGCGCGGCCCGTGACGTGCTTGACGGCACTGTCGTGCTGGAGGTCGGCGTTGACCGGTCCCTTGATCCGGTCCCGGGTCGGATCGGTCTTCACCTGCTGCTGCGGGATCGGCGGATCCATCCGCTTTTCGGTCCGGGTCCGGGTTTTTATCGTGCTGTTGTCGGTCATGTCATGTCCCCCCGCCTACGCGCTCAATTGTGCAAGGGCGCGATCGCCCTGCTGATCCAGCCAGAACTTGCGAAACAGGTTCTTGGATACGGTCAGGCGATATTCGGATGACGCGCGCCAATCCGTCAGGGGGGTGAAATCTTCCCCCAATCTATCGGCGGCGCGCAACAGCGTGGCCTCGCTCCACGGTTTTCCGACGATCGCGGCCTCGGCATGGGTCGCGCGCTTCGGTGTGGCGGCCATCCCGCCGAACGCGATGCGGGCGGCGGTTATCTGGCCGCTGGTAACGGTGACATTGAAGGCCGCGCAGACAGACGAGATATCCTCATCCCGGCGTTTCGAGATCTTGTAGGCGGCGTGCCGGGCGTCCGGCCGCGGTTTGGGCACGCTGATCGCTTCCAGGAAGTCCGAAGGTTCCCGATCCTGCTTGCCGTATTCGATGAAGAAATCCTCGATCGGCATGGACCGGCGCGTCTTGCCTTTGCGCAGGGTGATCGTTGCACCAAGCGCGATCAGCGCCGGCGGAGTGTCCCCGATGGGGGAGCCATTTGCGACGTTTCCGCCGATCGTGCCCATGGAGCGGATTTGCCACCCGGCGATCCGGTCCCAAAATGCACCGAGATGCGGATAAAGCCCCAAAAGCGCATCGCGCGCGCCCTCATAGCTGACGCCCGCGCCAAGGCGAATGGCGTCATCCGTTGTCGTGACCTCCCGCAACTCGTCGAGATGGCCGATGAACACGACCGGAGAGATATCGCGCAGGAATTTCGTGACCCACAGCCCGACATCCGTGGCGCCCGCCACGATGGTCGCATCCGGACAGTCCATCAACGCATCCGCCAGATCATCGACGCTTGCCGGCAGAACGCAGCGGCTATTGCCCCTTGCAACCTCGACCCTCTGACCGTCCGCAAGCTCCGTCAGCTTCGCCGTCATCGCAGACCGTTCCCGCGTCAATGCGTCCTGGGCGGGGGAGCCGTGGCTCGTGATTGCTTTCGCCGCCTTGATGATTGGCTGATATCCCGTGCAGCGGCACAGATTTCCCTGAAGCGCCGTTTCAATCTCGACCTCCGACGGATCGGGCGTCTTCATCCACAGGGCGTAAAGCGACATAACGAAGCCGGGGGTGCAAAAGCCGCACTGACTTCCGTGATGCTCGACCATCGCCTGCTGAACCGGGTGCAATTTGCCGTGCGGGCCGGATAGGTATTCGATCGACACGACGTGGCAGGCATCAAGCGACGCAGTCAGGCGGATGCACGCATTGACAGGTTCATATTGCAAAACCCCGTTCTGCAACCGGCCCACGAGAACCGTGCAGGCACCGCAATCGCCTTCGGCACAACCTTCCTTGGTTCCCGTCAGGCGACGGTCAATGCGCAGGAAATCGAGTAAGGTGTCACTTGCGCCGACATGTTCCAGACTGACCTCGCGGTCGTTCAAAATGAACCGAATGTTGGATCTGGTCATTGCGTGCTCCCTCCCTTGCCCTGGGGTCGAGTGCTTTATGAGGGAGGAAGATTGTTTCAAAAAGACAGGCAGTCGGGCATAGTATTTCAACGTTTTGTTGAGAATGGGGGTAAGCCCTTGCAATATATCGAAAGCCTCAAGGTGTTTTTACGAGTGGTGGAGCTCGGCAGCATCACGGCGGGTGGACGCGATCTGCGTCTGACGCCCGCAGTGGCGAGCAAACGGATCAAGGAGCTTGAGCGGCATCTGGATGTCCGGCTGTTCAACCGCACCACCCGACAGCTTTCGCCCACAGAAGCGGGGCTGGCATTCTACGAAAAGGCAGGCGAGGTGGTCCGGTCGTTGCAGGACGCGGAGGCGGCGGTATCCGGCTATTCCACCAACCCGCGCGGCACGGTCCGGGTGACGGCGCCCTTGGGCGTGGGCAAACGCCTTATCGCGCCCCTGATCCCGGACTTCGTTGACCTCTACCCGGACATCTCAATCCGTCTCAGGCTGTCCGATCGAAAGGTCAGCCTGCTGGAAGACGGCCTGGACCTTGCGGTGTTTGTCGGGCGTCCGCCGGACTCCAATCTGAAGCTGAGAAAAATCGTGGACACTCCGCGCGTGCTGTGCGCGTCACCGGAATATTTGTCCCGCGCCGGAACGCCAAAATCGCCGGACGACCTCAAACACCACAATTGCCTGCTGCTCCGCTATCCCAGATCTCCGGAATGGTTCTGGACGCTGGAAGTGGAGGGCGTGCCTACGCGCATCGACGTCTCGGGCAAATATGATTCCGACGATGGTGACGTTTTGACCGAATGGGCCTTGGCCGGACGGGGGATTGCCAACAAGCCACGTATTGATGTTGAAGCGCATCTGGCCGCCGGGAAGCTTACGGAGGTCTTGCCAGACACACCGCCCGAACCGGCCCTCTTCGGTTGCCTTTATCCGCACCGGCGGTTGCAGGACAGCAAGGTCCGGTTGATGACAGATTTCCTGGTGGATGGGTGCCGAAAGCGACTTGCCGCGGGAGCGTGAAGCCGGGTCTTTTGGTGCGGTAGGGCAACGGGTTCCATAAAGGGACGGTAATCCAGACGGGGGCGCGATCACCGCGAACTTGTAAGCCCCGCTGACAGCTTTCCCGACGTCCGTAGGCGTCAAGACCAATGGACATGTCCTTTTGTCAGTCATGGCGAACACCGGCAGATCAAGGTACGAACGTCGCATGTATCAGTGCGTAATTAGTGGCGAGTATTCCGCTGCCGAAACCGACCACTTCTACAAACAGGAGTGGTCGGCTTTTGTCGGCGAGGTTGATCGGATGACCGGCGGAAGCCCGGTTGCACGACAGCTGTTCCTCGATGCCCGAGAGAAGCATTTGGCGGCAGAGACGTCAGTGCGCCCGGCTCAGTGCGCAACACACGACGGCACGTTTTTAGCCAATCCGGATCGTTGTAGCTAAAGAGTCTGCACACAGCGCTTCGCGCAATTTCTGCCAATGGAATCTGAGCGGAGGGGGCGCTTGTCGACTATCGAGGCAGCATTGCTTTGCGACGACCTAAATCTCAATCTGGCCACTCGACTCGACCCATCCGTCGCGCGCCGCCATGCTCGCCAAGCGGCCATCTTCACATCGGTTGCGTCGTGTTGCGGACGAGGTTCGACATCCAATCGACCAAGACCCTCACCCGTGGCGTCAGGTTGTTCCGATGCGCATAGACGATGGCTATCGGCACGGTTCCGGTGGGATGGTCGGTCAGCACTTCGACAAGTTTGCCCGCCGTCAATTCATCTTGAATGTCGAAGGTAGGGATCTGCGCCAGCCCCAAGCCCGCGACGCAGGCGCCAATGTACGTATCGGCGTTCGTCGTCGTTATGGATTGCGCAATTCTGAGCTGTCGCGGCGCACCGTCCCCCGGTCCGCGGAACGACCATAGCTGCCTCGTGAATGGCGAGACGTAGCCGATGGCCCGGTGCTGATCCAGATCATCGAGCGTTTCCGGCGTGCCATGGCGCTCAAGATAACCCGGGCTTGCGCAGATGATCATGCGCGCATCGACCAGATGGCGGGCGATGAATTCGGAATCTCCCTTGTCCCCGACCCGCAGCACGAAATCCAAGCCCTGTTTCAACAGATCTTCCTGACGATTGGAGACGTGCAGTTCCAACTCGATATCCGGGTATTCTTCGAAGAATGCAGGCAAAGCGGGAACGATCACTCGGCGGCCCATGCGGCTTGGGACGCTTGCACGGATCCGCCCACCGATCCGGGCGTTGCTTTCGCCGAACATCGCATGCGCTTCGTCAAACACGGCGAGGACGTCGCGACTGCGCTCCAGAAAGGCCTGCCCTTCCGGGGTCAGCGCCACATTGCGAGTCGTTCGATCAAGCAGGCGGGCGCCGACCTCCTCCTCAAGATCCTTGATCGCCTTGGTGATGGAAGAGCGTGCGAGTCCAGACGCCGCGGCGGAGCGGCTGAAATTCAAGGTCTCGGCCACGAGCTTGAAAATATGCAGTCTGGTTATGCGATCCATGGTGCGACTGTTCGGGTATCCTGGCAGGAGAATTCGACGTCAGCACCAGTAGGGTAGGCTTTCGGGGCTATGCACGAAAGGGCGAGTTTCTATTCTTTGAGAGGGCGCGGATGGCAAACACCTCTTGGTGTGTCCCGATCCAGGAATTTCGCCCGCAACATTTGGGTAGATTTGTCGAACGCGAACGATGGCGTCAAATAGCAAGGAGTTGCATCCGATGGTCAAGAAAGCTGGTAGCATGAGGCCTCGGACGTGCATCCAATCCGGTCAAGGCACGCGGTTTTGTGCTCGGGTCGTCCAGTTGGCCTTGGCGTTGAGTTTGATCGCGGGCCCCGGGGCGGCGCAGGAAGAGGGGCAGGCCCGGGTGA belongs to Hasllibacter sp. MH4015 and includes:
- the xdhC gene encoding xanthine dehydrogenase accessory protein XdhC is translated as MSLASFLAADKRIVQVRLIRVRGSSPREAGAQMFVSADGTIGTIGGGQLEYMATDHARAMLRSGLHSDKMDVPLGSEIGQCCGGRVEISLQRMTSADRATALAEREASDRQSPCVYILGAGHVGRALARQFQHLPVRCSIIDSRGDELALVDAAVEARLSAMAEADIRRAPKGSAFIVLTHDHALDFLLTSEALERGDAAYVGLIGSATKRAKFERYHRASEARSDTRGLVCPIGATGSPDKRPEVIAAFVVAEVMDVLTTRCAHDVIAETTR
- a CDS encoding xanthine/uracil/vitamin C permease, which codes for MTDTGYSYQLFKRSDFNAFWALFTDNLVNLLILSGICQFVFQMPAEIVFGRIVPGAAVAILAGVVVYTLMAKWVANKQGSDVTALPYGISTPVMFVYLFGVIGPIYWATGDSLLAWQVGIGAGFMGGIVAALGALVGPFLKRITPRAGMLGTLCGIALVFIGSVPLAEIFENPLIGFSSLLFILWGLVGRFRLPGNLPAGLVAITVGVVIAIILGKSSFTTDGIGLYAPIPYFGDLMIGIQYLFANPELFLVLVPVQIYNFIETMNNVESAEAAGDSYPVGLCQVTDGAGTMIGALFGSPFPTTVYIGHPAYKRLDARAGYIIGVALVIAAAAFFGFLSFLAGLIPIAAAAPVLVFVSVSLIANTGYAVKPAHMAAVAFAILPHISGFLMTKWGSLMNALRNSGVDGLPSLGDTDLTAALLMEGAHYEGHLALSQGAIITGLIWGAIVADVIDGRFKHAGGFAIAASIMSSVGIIHSYTLQAPQFDGITIGYLIIGAFMLFYPMLAPKEDLEHRVIVPDEPDMIDDDSPALDRA
- the xdhB gene encoding xanthine dehydrogenase molybdopterin binding subunit; protein product: MDPPIPQQQVKTDPTRDRIKGPVNADLQHDSAVKHVTGRADYCDDIAEPAGTLHAYLGLSTRAHANLSRVDLDAVRAAPGVIGVLTADDIPGVNDVSPTGRDDEPIFATEKVEFWGQPIFAVVAETRDAARRAATLAQIDYQDLPHVLDPIAAQAAETGYVTPPLTLKRGEASAAMETATHRLKGRMHVGGQDHMYLEGHIAFAIPGEDDDVVVHSSTQHPSEAQHMVAHALGVPSNAVVINVRRMGGGFGGKETQMNLFCSVAAIAAKRWNRAVKIRPDRDDDMSATGKRHDFVIDYEVGFDDDGMIEAVTGEFAARCGFSSDLSGPVTDRALFHADNAYYYPNVLLNSHPMKTNTVSNTAFRGFGGPQGVIVAERIMEEIAYHRGFDSLEIRKRNFYGERGRDVTPYHQTVEDNIAPRICEELEESSDYQARRQAVLDWNARAAERGGTIRKGIALTPVKFGISFTATWYNQAGALLHIYSDGSIHLNHGGTEMGQGLNTKIAQVVADALQVDFDTVKITKTTTEKVPNTPATAASSGSDLNGMAAEDAARQIKERLVAFAADHWNVDAGNVKFLPNAVQVGGEILSFPDFIKQAYMARVHLSAAGFYKTPKIHWNRETGQGRPFYYYAYGAACSEVSVDTLTGEYRVERTDILHDVGNSLNPILDIGQIEGAFIQGMGWLTTEELWWDAKGQLRTHAPSTYKIPLASDRPRSFNVKLATWSENKERTIKRSKAVGEPPFMLGISVFEALSHAVASVADYRECPRLDAPATPERVLMAIERLRG
- a CDS encoding recombinase-like helix-turn-helix domain-containing protein yields the protein MSHEIKEPRPDAFKELMAAARVSGRPELAHQGRGRPLTQAEDDFAEALMAIYGDGVQGAPDLAKALAMRNVTRPSSGKADWTADTLEEELKAINADLDQAYAENGFGA
- a CDS encoding IclR family transcriptional regulator, which gives rise to MAERDPYSVPALVRGLSLLQTFTPERSEQTMAQLAQSLGITRSAVFRTVHTLVEEGFLLPVRDGTHFRLGPSVLRVSYGYLASRELLEVAQKPLEALRDGQDWSGHLGVLDGRHILYLIRLPASDGLSSLVHVGSRLPATLTAMGRVLLTQKSEPDLRRLLDGQPKNAVEKALAAWRQDRARPSVIHNGSFESGLCSVAAPIFDMSGEIVAAISATKQTDQVPEPVEREVLATAHNISRAMGWKAPDG
- the guaD gene encoding guanine deaminase → MPGTLLRGRILTFHSEPQGPDDTACYSYIEDGAILMHDGRITASGSFDDVARNARWSEVVDHRPHLLMAGFIDTHVHFPQVQIVASWGAQLLDWLNDYTFPAESDYADAQHARAMAGKFCSLLTDHGTTTAVAFCSVHAGSAEALFAECAHRNMRVVAGKTMMDRNAPMGVLDTAQSGYDDSNALIEAWHGKGRASYAITPRFAITSSPEQLAMSGALAKEHPDCFVQTHLSENHDEIAYTAELYPQARDYLDIYQGYGLLGHRTLLGHAIHLKDRELGALAETGSHPVFCPTSNLFLGSGLFDDAGLRARGIRNGIATDIGAGTSYSMLQTLNEAYKILQLQDQKLHTLRAFHWITRGNAEVLGMADKIGTLDAGTEADVVVVSSTATPAMALRMARAETLFEELFAIQMMGDDRSIVQTYVAGKPQKDQAE